The Desulforegula conservatrix Mb1Pa region AAGTAATCTAACAAAGCAATAAGTGGGAATTGTACTTTTAATCGTTTTCATGAGGCGTAAATGGATCGTGAATCCCTGGAACCTGAAGCAAATAAGCATGAGTTGAGTCTGGATGATCTGCCCGGAGAGTTTCGGGAGATCGCCGAAATTGTCGGCCTCGATGGCGCTTTGAAGCTTGTGGAATTGTGCGGAGGTTCACAGATCTACATTCCGAAGATGGACAGCATCACAAGGCAGACAAGATACAGGCAGATGCTGGCTGACTTCGAAAAATGTCGGGATTACGGCCTTGTTGCCAGACAATACAATCTTTCCGAGGCTCATGCCAGAATGATATTGAAACAGCTGATGCTTCAGAGGATCGGGCCGAGGGCGCAAACAGAAATGTTCTGAACATTTGAAAGGGAGCGGACGCCAGTCTGTTCCCTTTGTTTTTTTAGACCCCTGAGTAATATTTTTTTTTGAGATATCTTTTTCAGACCTATTTTTTTCAATCCTCAGAACCCCGGATTACAACATCCCCATAAAAATTATCAAATGGTGCGTGGAAGGACGTCACGCGTCCTACGCAAAAATTATCTCCTTCCCGGAGGACACATGAATTTCAAATCCATAGGCAACAAAATAGCCGTTTTTTTCAGCGCCTGCTGGTTTTACGTCAAGCCGGTTATAAAGACAATGCTCTCCAGCTCGGCCACTGCACTCGCGGAATCAGCTAAAATAACAGTTCCGCAATGTTTGGAGATCTACAGGACAGAAGGCCCGGAAGCGGCCCGTCAAAAAGCTTTTGAGGTAATCAAGTTTGACCTTGAAACTCAAGGTCACGCGATAGCCTCATCAGCGATCAACGCGGCCATAGAGGCAGCAGTGGCAGGGCTTAAATGAACGGAGTATCCGGTCTGTCTCCAGCCGAGCTTGAAGTAGTAAGAACGGCCATGGACATGGGCGGCACGATCTTTATCGTTATCCTGCTCGTGGTCTGCCTGGCTGTGCTTGCCTGGAGGTTCGGCGGATCCGCCATGAAATGCATGGCTGAATTCATTGCCGCACAACAGCGCCAGGCTGATGCAATGACGGCCCAGGCAGCATCCATGTCAGATATCAAAAATGCCGTTCATGAATACATAACAAGGGACAATAGCGAACATCGGGAAATTCTTCTCGGACTTCAGGTGCTTGCAAGGGAAATGCGTGAACTGACCAACGAATTAGCGGGCCAACGAAATAGCGGGCCAACGGATTAGCAGGATGGAACCAGGATGACGAAACCAGAGGCAGTTAAACACGACCGGATAAGACAGTTGATTCTTAAGGCCCTGGAGCCGGGATACCCGACTCCTCTCGACACGATAGTGCTGAGAAGACATATGGCAAACTTCGGATACCCTTTAAGCGAGGAAGAGTTGAATTCATATCTGGCGTACCTTGAGGACAAGGAACTTGTGAAAATAGACAAACGTCAGGGCGGGATTGTGCTTGTTCGTCTTTTGGCAAAAGGCCTGGATGTACTGGATGAACGCATCAAAGTTTGCGGTGTGGGTCAGGAGTTCTAATGGACGCTCCGGCACACAGAAAAGAGCTGGCATACAGGATCTGGCGAGAAAATGGTCAGAGCATAGTCAACACTGTCAAGGCTCTGGAAAAGGATCACGGATACGAGATAACCCGGCAGTCACTCGCAAAATGGCGTGATGAATTCGGGTGGGAAGATCGGGCGGCAAGGGCCGAAGCCTCAGAGAAAGACAGGAATGCTTCAACATCTGACGCATCAATCATGGATTCCCTGCTCAAGAGACGCGAGCAGTATGAGCTCTACTTTGAGAATCTGCCTCTCGGTCAGGTGGATAACCAGGCTGTGTATGGTTACAACTCGGTTTTAAAGACCATCCTGGATGTCCGCAAGGAAACGGCCGCCTTCAAGGTAGATGAGTTCGCAAGATTCTTTCGTGAGCTTATCGAGTTTCTTAGAGGTTCGGATCCTGACGCCGCCGCCATTGTTGCGGCCAATTTTGATGATTTTACCAACTTTATTAGGATGAAGCATGTCGGTTAAGATCAAACAATTCAACAAAGAGATAGAGGCCCTGAGGGAGCTTATCCTGAAGGAGGCAACGCCTCTTCCTGACGGAAAGAAAGCCCGTGAGGAAAGAAGGAAAAGAGCCGCCTCTGATCTTGAATTCTTTGGCAAGACCTACTTCCCGCACTACCTACAAAAACCCAATTCGAAGCTTCATAAATACATGTATGAGCGCTTCGCTAAGATGATCCTTACTGCCCATGAAACAGGAGAAGGAGATAAGGAAGCTGATGCGGCTCCGCGAGGAAACGCAAAATCCACAACAGGAACGTTAATACTTCCGTTGTGGTGCACAGCCTTCGGATACAGGCGTTTCATAGTTCTTGTGTCAGATACGGCAACCCAGGCCTTTGACTTCCTGGCTTTCATAAAAACGGAACTCGAATTCAACGAACGTCTGAAACAGGATTTTCCTGAAATATGCGGGGAAGGCTCGATCTGGCGTACAGATAATATCGTCACGGCGAACGGCGTGCGCATGGCTGCAAGGGGTGCCGGGCAGAAGTTGAGGGGCCTGAGGCACGGAGCCAGACGTCCTGATCTTGTGATTGGTGACGACCTTGAAAACGACGAATCGGTTGTGTCCCCGGATCAGAGGGCAAAGCTCGAACAATGGTTTTTCCGAGCACTCATGAAGATAGGAAAGCCTTATACAGTCTACATAGTCGTAGGGACAATTCTGCATTACGACAGCCTGCTTTCAAAGCTTCTTAAAAAGCCTGGCTGGAAAGGCCGCAAATTCAAGTCTGTCATAAGCTGGTCAAAGAGCAAGCTATGGGACGAATGGATAAGCATTTTCACTGATGCGAGGCTCGAAAAGGAAGAGGCAGAAGCCAAGGCAGACGCCTATTTCAAAGAGCACATGGAAGAGATGCTCGAAGGAGCCGAGGTTCTGTGGCCAGAGGAAGAGCCTTACTACTACCTCATGAAAATGAGGGTCAGCGACGGCCCAGCTCATTTCGATTCCGAGAAGCAGAACGAGCCAATCAATCCTGACGACTGCCTATTTCAGGAGGAATGGATAGCCTATTGGCCTGAAGATTTACTCGATAGTTCTGAAAATGGTCTGAAATCGATTTTAAGCGGACTTCCGCTTTATGCCGCCGTTGATCCCTCTTTGGGTAAGAAAAGCCGAAAAAGCGACCCTTCCGCGATTCTGGGGGGCAGATTTAAAGACAAGGTGCTTTACCTGGAGATGGCGGACATAGAAAAACGTCATCCTGACAGAATCATAGACGACGTCCTGACCTATCACGACCGCCTTAAGATCCACATGGCAGGGGTCGAGACTGTTCAATTTCAGCAGTTCTTCAAGGACACACTGGAGAAGATAGCGCACGAGCGCGGGCAGACGCTCAACGTAGTGGAAATACCGCAGTCCGGAGACAAGATCATGAGAATCCAGAGGCTCCAGCCATGGATCAAGAACGGATGGATAAGGTTCAAGCCCAACATGAGGACGCTAATTGACCAGCTCATCAAGTTTCCTATGGCGGATCATGACGACGGCCCTGATGCGCTTGAGATGCTACTGTCCCTTGTTGAAAAACACTCAGGAAAGTTCGCTGGCGTTGAGGTCATGTGCGCCATGCCGCTTGAATCCGCTGCTTGGCTGAGGGGGTATAATGACTGAAGGCATATGGGTAAGCCCCACAGAGTTTATTTCTTTTTCGGGCAAGGG contains the following coding sequences:
- a CDS encoding Mor transcription activator family protein, translated to MDRESLEPEANKHELSLDDLPGEFREIAEIVGLDGALKLVELCGGSQIYIPKMDSITRQTRYRQMLADFEKCRDYGLVARQYNLSEAHARMILKQLMLQRIGPRAQTEMF
- the terL gene encoding phage terminase large subunit; translated protein: MSVKIKQFNKEIEALRELILKEATPLPDGKKAREERRKRAASDLEFFGKTYFPHYLQKPNSKLHKYMYERFAKMILTAHETGEGDKEADAAPRGNAKSTTGTLILPLWCTAFGYRRFIVLVSDTATQAFDFLAFIKTELEFNERLKQDFPEICGEGSIWRTDNIVTANGVRMAARGAGQKLRGLRHGARRPDLVIGDDLENDESVVSPDQRAKLEQWFFRALMKIGKPYTVYIVVGTILHYDSLLSKLLKKPGWKGRKFKSVISWSKSKLWDEWISIFTDARLEKEEAEAKADAYFKEHMEEMLEGAEVLWPEEEPYYYLMKMRVSDGPAHFDSEKQNEPINPDDCLFQEEWIAYWPEDLLDSSENGLKSILSGLPLYAAVDPSLGKKSRKSDPSAILGGRFKDKVLYLEMADIEKRHPDRIIDDVLTYHDRLKIHMAGVETVQFQQFFKDTLEKIAHERGQTLNVVEIPQSGDKIMRIQRLQPWIKNGWIRFKPNMRTLIDQLIKFPMADHDDGPDALEMLLSLVEKHSGKFAGVEVMCAMPLESAAWLRGYND